From a region of the Balaenoptera acutorostrata chromosome 14, mBalAcu1.1, whole genome shotgun sequence genome:
- the LGSN gene encoding lengsin: MCFFEVNIDAIRMRDTRDEGNETKASRMSKLRKTRKEDTKLHIFPTEIGEVDIPNSKERIRNQMVCHKLGDTSKPVMGPGSAESHLPEDDKDSKDQTIVIKPLPLKASASAPGGEFHPNSSYTDNTRDSTQIPTAPQLSSRMKHIKEEMTKNHLQFVRFEATDLHGVSRSKSIPAHFFQEKVIHGVCMPRGYLELIPNPKDKEVDHIRATCFNSDIVLMPELSTFRVLPWAERTARVICDTFTVTGEPLLTSPRHIAKRQLSRLQDSGFSLFSAFIYDFCIFGVPEIINSKTISLPASALLNDHDQPFIQELVDGLYHTGANVESFSSSTRPGQMEICFLPEFGISSADNAFTFRTAVKEVARKYNYITSFFIETGFCNSGILSHSLWDVDGKKNMFCSSSGIEQLTITGKKWLAGLLKHSAALSCLMAPAASCRRRYFKESKDLKGSVPTTWAYNDNSCAFNIKCHGEKGARIENKLGSATANPYLVLAATVAAGLDGLQRNDGVLAAPQDSTDLHPSKLFEIPLKLEDALMALEEDQCLRHALGETFIRYFVAMKKYELETEETDAERNKFLEYFI, encoded by the exons ATGTGCTTTTTTGAAGTAAATATTGATGCAATTAGGATGAGG GACACCAGAGATGAAGGTAATGAGACTAAAGCCAGCAGGATGAGTAAATtaagaaagacaagaaaggaaGACACTAAACTACATATTTTTCCAACTGAAATAGGAGAAGTGGATATACCCAACTCAAAAG AAAGGATTAGAAACCAAATGGTGTGTCACAAATTGGGGGATACCAGCAAACCAGTCATGGGACCTGGCTCTGCTGAATCTCATTTGCCAGAAGATGACAAGGACTCCAAAGATCAGACAATAGTGATAAAGCCACTGCCCCTCAAAGCATCAGCTAGCGCTCCTGGTGGTGAATTTCACCCAAACTCCAGCTATACTG ataacacCAGGGACAGCACTCAAATTCCTACTGCACCTCAACTCTCCTCTAGAATGAAACACATTAAAGAAGAGATGACCAAAAATCACCTTCAGTTTGTGCGATTTGAAGCAACAGACCTCCATGGTGTGTCCAGGTCTAAGAGTATCCCTGCACACTTTTTCCAA GAAAAAGTGATCCATGGCGTTTGCATGCCCCGAGGTTATCTTGAATTGATACCAAATCCTAAGGACAAGGAAGTGGATCACATAAGAGCAACATGTTTTAATAGTGACATAGTCCTGATGCCAGAGCTATCGACCTTCAGAGTTTTGCCGTGGGCCGAGAGGACCGCAAGGGTGATCTGTGACACGTTCACTGTGACTGGCGAGCCTCTGCTGACTTCCCCAAGGCACATCGCAAAGAGGCAGCTGAGCCGGCTGCAGGACTCTGGTTTCTCCCTGTTCTCTGCCTTCATCTATGATTTTTGCATTTTTGGTGTACCTGAAATCATCAATTCAAAGACCATATCTCTTCCTGCTTCAGCATTGCTAAATGATCACGACCAGCCCTTCATCCAGGAACTCGTGGATGGTTTGTATCACACTGGGGCCAATGTTGAGAGCTTTTCCTCCTCTACCAGGCCTGGCCAGATGGAAATCTGCTTTCTGCCCGAATTTGGCATCAGTTCAGCTGATAATGCATTTACCTTTAGAACAGCTGTCAAAGAAGTGGCAAGGAAATATAATTACATCACTAGCTTTTTCATCGAGACTGGATTCTGCAATTCAGGAATTTTGTCTCATAGCCTCTGGGATGTCGatggaaagaaaaacatgttCTGTAGCAGTTCTGGAATTGAGCAGCTCACGATCACTGGGAAAAAATGGTTGGCAGGTCTCTTGAAGCACTCTGCTGCTCTCAGCTGCTTGATGGCTCCTGCTGCTAGCTGCCGGAGGCGCTATTTCAAGGAGAGTAAAGACCTGAAGGGGAGTGTGCCGACAACGTGGGCATACAACGATAACAGCTGTGCTTTTAATATCAAGTGCCATGGCGAGAAAGGCGccagaatagaaaataaactgGGCTCAGCCACGGCAAACCCTTACCTAGTGCTGGCCGCCACTGTGGCTGCAGGCTTGGATGGACTTCAAAGAAACGATGGTGTTTTGGCTGCTCCACAGGACAGCACAGACCTTCATCCATCCAAACTTTTTGAGATCCCTTTGAAACTAGAAGATGCCCTCATGGCACTGGAGGAAGATCAATGTCTGAGACATGCTCTAGGGGAAACTTTTATTCGATATTTTGTTGCCATGAAGAAATATGAGTTGGAAACTGAAGAAACAGATGCTGAGAGAAATAAATTCTTAGAGTATTTTATTTAG